Proteins from a genomic interval of Clostridium sp. M62/1:
- a CDS encoding ABC transporter permease, with product MKKKRNWNLILGLSLTLFFLAAAILGQFWTPYPPTQMDALQVNMAPCLAHPMGTDNFGRDILSRVMYGSGNTFFVAVCTVLIGGVLGTAAGALTGYYGGILDNALMRISDMILSFPSVLLALLFISLMGPGKYNIILALGILFIPVFARIVRSEVIRCRELDFVKSARVMGVGNLRIIFVHILPNASVSILTTAAISFNNAVLSEAGMSYLGLGVQPPEPSLGRMLSEAQSYLFGTPWYAIFPGVVIILIILGFSMTGEGLRQLQQ from the coding sequence GTGAAAAAGAAACGAAACTGGAATTTAATCCTGGGGCTGTCGCTCACCTTATTTTTTCTGGCAGCCGCTATTTTAGGGCAGTTTTGGACACCCTATCCCCCTACCCAGATGGATGCCCTGCAGGTAAATATGGCGCCCTGCCTGGCTCACCCTATGGGAACGGACAACTTTGGAAGGGATATTTTAAGCCGAGTTATGTATGGCAGCGGCAATACCTTTTTTGTGGCAGTCTGTACAGTCCTCATAGGAGGGGTGCTGGGTACGGCGGCAGGAGCCCTCACCGGCTACTACGGAGGTATTCTGGATAATGCGCTGATGCGGATCAGCGATATGATTCTGAGCTTTCCCAGCGTTTTGCTGGCGCTTCTTTTTATCAGCCTGATGGGGCCTGGAAAATACAATATCATTCTGGCTCTTGGGATCCTGTTCATCCCCGTGTTTGCAAGGATTGTCAGGAGCGAGGTAATCCGCTGCAGGGAGCTTGACTTTGTAAAGAGCGCTAGGGTGATGGGCGTGGGAAATCTGAGAATTATCTTTGTCCACATTCTCCCCAATGCGTCAGTCAGCATCCTTACCACAGCAGCTATATCCTTTAATAATGCCGTTCTCTCTGAAGCAGGCATGAGCTATCTGGGGCTGGGTGTACAGCCGCCGGAGCCGAGCCTTGGCAGAATGCTCTCAGAGGCTCAGTCCTATCTGTTTGGAACCCCCTGGTATGCCATTTTCCCGGGTGTTGTGATTATTCTTATCATCCTCGGCTTTTCCATGACAGGGGAAGGACTCAGGCAGCTTCAGCAGTAG